In Carassius gibelio isolate Cgi1373 ecotype wild population from Czech Republic chromosome A10, carGib1.2-hapl.c, whole genome shotgun sequence, the DNA window TGCTGACTGTGAGAATAATTTATTAGATAATAATCAATTCAATCAAATCAATTTTTGTTTATGATGATCAAATCTGCTCCTCTCTCTGTACAGTATCTTCTGCTCTTAGTCCAGCTCCTTGTctcatttgaaatgtaataaaaactgaACTTAACCAGCTCAGCTGGTTAGCTTTTACACTCATCACTCTGTAAGCTATACTCATAGATTATATACACTCAATGTTACCCAAACCACAACCTAACTTAAAAAtgtcattctttaaaaaaatgtcttctgTATTaacctgtttatttttatttattttttcaatgtgaaaGTAAGCTAACTTTTTTCCGTAAATGACATAGAAAAGAATACGAATAAGGAATAAAGCAGGTAAATGGTAAAACAATTTCCATTACAGACCAGTTTGTTTATAATTACAACAATACATCTAAATAGTATAAGAAATACCATTTTgtaatatcaagcagcataaaGAGCTGTTTTGTAATTAGTGGAAGCGGATGACACCAGAAGCCGGACACATTTagcttacaaatatttaaaaaacaagtgGATACAGCTATTCTGTAGTTTCTGATTTTCACTGAATCACTTCCTGAAGAATAAACATGCTGTTATTCTCTTTATTTACCCACTTAACACAGCACATATCAGTTCAGAGCATCAAAACTAGGTGAATTATTAATATCAGTACCTGAGAGTTCAGATGATTTTCCTTGCATTGAGTCTTTTCCAATTGTACTTATAATGGCATCGATGTGGATAGTTTTAGTGCTTTCATCATCTTCTCTATACATCTTCTCAGTTTTTCAATATTTTCTACTTTCAAGAAGTTTTGGTGCTGTCAAGATGTTGACAAACTAACACTGGATTCTGTCCTGGAGTGGACTGTGTTGTGTTCCACTGTGTTTGTGTGGCCAGTATTTTGAAATAAAGGAATTATAACTCACTGCAGAAGCACTTATTTCTACTATGTGGTTAGGGTTCATTTTAATGagatttaaatgcatatattaagacataattatttaatgtccTCATTCATTATGAGCGTGTACAATTTGACAGTGGCTGCTGCTGGAAAACAAATCCTAAACATTTTTTGGTGTTTGTAGTGCAGTTCAATCatatgaaatcaaattaaaaagttgCTAGAGGAATGTTTACATCAGTGACCATGTTGCAGCAATAAGAGCTCTCAATGTAAAAACAGATTTGTGAGTCATAAGGTGGTTACATACATTGTGTTTCTGCTTACACTGCAGGATTAAGTAATTTCAGGCATGTGTGTTGTATGAAAGTAAACTGTGAAAAGTATTTTGTAAttgaattgtgaaatgtaatctGATGTGTATGttagtatattaaatatttaaaatatattaaaaagcaaAACCATAGGTAACTATGCAAAGGAACTAGAGAGATCTATTCTCCATCATTTTcttctgttattatttttttttttttttacattacattagatGTGTTTTACCTTAACCAAAATGAGTATAACATACTTGTCTCACACTTTGAAACCATGAAAAATACTTACAAACAAAACCTGAGATAAATTGAACTTCAAAGAAACTTCAACACAGTGCAGAAGTACATTGGATGTGTTTGCCCTTCTCTACAGTGTGgatttaattatttgttatgGGATTTAAATGCAGTTAAGACATTCATGTAACATACTTGTATCTCATGTAACATACTTGTCTCACAtactattttaatttgtaaaaaaaataatacaaaccaAATCCTggaattaattaatacaaatgctGCAGTCTTAACTCCTATTTAACACCTTTGTTTTATTCAAACTTGTTGTAAGTACTGGAGTGTTTCACAGTCACTGGTGATCTATAACTGGATAatgtacaaataataaattaagtctGCAAATCTCACATATAAATTGGAAAACTCTGACGTTCACTTACAAAGCATTTGTGGTTGAATGAAAAACACTTCTTGAGTCCCATTTTGCACATTATGTATTTTGGACatgaaatgagataaaaggagACATTCAAAATGTGCAGTTGTGGGCGACTTCTAGAAACAAGGTTGAGAAACACTTTTAAATGataatcaattatttaaaacGTTGTGATTGTTGAACTTTTGCCAGAAAGGTGTGTGATATTCCTATGGTAGAATGAACTGTGAAATCCTCTTCTCACAGATCCATTGAAAAGGTTTATTACATGCAACATCAAGCCACCCTACTAAATTACCCCACTCTGGTGGAGGCACAGCTACAGTCACAACACAGTCATCGTCTACAATGCCTTGTCCTGCATTTGGCTCTCCTTGCACCCAGAAGCTGAAACAACAGATCAGAATTTGATGTTCagtgctgttttctgtgtgatatGATACTGACTGTGAGAATAATTAGTTTAAATCAGTAATTTCTCACCCAGAGGTGAGAACATGTGTGGTGTTATCAACCCATTTCCATGTGCCCTCCACTTCACTGTCAGTTAGGCCAATATAAAATATACCATTACCAGACCTGTTGTGAATGAAATCCTGAGCAGATAAAAAGGTAGCACATTTAAATCAGAAATAGACACATTTCATCTAACCATCTCACATTCATCTGctacacactgtaaacacaatctctcactcacttgttcctctctgttgtttatgatgatcagatctgctcctctctctgtacagtatcttctgctctcagtccagttcttcttctctttgGACATGTAGTAAAAACTGGATTGATAGCGAGTCCAATTAACTGTTAACAGAACCAGTTCAGCGTTTAGTGTGTTATCCCCATTTACACTCATCTGTCGGTAACACCTAACAGAGAGTATACTCATACATTATGGACACTGAAAGTTACTGCGACCACAACCCAACTCCATCATGCTTTAAACATGTCTGATGTATAGCAAATAAATACATTGGTTAAAGAATCTGTACCACAGAAATGAAGTTCAGTTCTTAGTTGTTCTCTATCATTGTTCAGGTTTGCGATCTTGAGTGTTAGCTGCTCTCTCTCATTGGTCAGGTTTTCATTCTTGGATATGAGCTGTTGTCTCTCTTGAGTGAGTGTGACACACAGCACTATGACTGcagtcagcagaagaacacacagcaGCACCAAACACACTACAGCTGCTCTGTAGTTTCTGATTTTCACTGAATCACTTCCTGAAGAACAAACTTGCTGTTATTCTCTTTATTTATCCACTTAACACAGCACACATCAGTTCAGAGCATCAAAACCGAGTGAACTATTAATATCAGTACCTGTGACTTCAGATGATTTTCCTTGCGTTGAGTCTTTTCCAGTTTTACCTCTTATAACATAATTTTCATAGAGATTATCAGTGCTTTTCCCATCTTCTCtgtacatttttcaagtttacTCCTAGATTTTCAGACAGTTTTGGTGTCGAAGTAGCACTAGTGTCTCTCCTTGAGTGGACTGTGGTGTGTTCctcatctgtgtttgtgttgcCAGTATTTATGTAATCAGTAACTACAACTAATTGCAGAAGTACACTGGATTTGTTTCCCGTTCTTTAGTGTGGATTTAGTTTATTGTAATGGGATTTAACTGCACTATAAagatatatttattgtttttatgtttcaaTTCATTAGGGGCTTGTACATTTTGACAGTGGTTGCTGCTGGAAATCTGCTGCTACATCAGCAGTCCAGAGCGGTGATCAGTTTACAGTTTAAGGAGTGGCTGCATTAACATGTTTTTCAAGAAGTGTGAGTTATATGATGATTTTCAAGAAGGTAAACTTCTGCTGTCAGTTACTGTTGAGGTTTGTCAAtgcttgttttaaggatgtttagagaTTCAGGCTTCTGAAGTGATTATTATATCTAAACCTAAACCATGAGCGGTTTTTAAGGGGAATTAAAATAATCTGTGCTCCATCCATTTCTTCTTCAGTTTTGTTgttggtgtttatttatttatttatttattttgtcatctaATCATATTGATTATTTCATTAACCCTTTTCCAAAATGCTTTGCCTTTATACTTTTTATCTTTGTTAAAACAAGATAAAGTTACATTGTACTTACATTTCAATTTCTTAAGAGCAGCTACAGTTTTGAAGGCTATTTGCAATTACTGTAAGCATTATTTACTATTTTCACTTTTCTTTGCACTGAGTGTAGATAGTGGCAGacactgttttttttgttgttgttgtttgttttgttttgtttgcatgatGATAAATTGCACTAATTTCAAAATCATCAGATATGTCAGCAAGAGAGCAACTTGTGATAAAACTAATGGAAATAATATGTGAATGAAGATGTGAACTCTTGTATTAGGCACCGcgtaggatttaaatcaaactttgcttatcaatacatacataaaaacatggatatacacctataaattactcacatatacatacatgctactcatgttcaaaaatacatatatgaaatacatgtgcacactaatatgaaatcgataccTATACATATAATGTTTGCAATGTATGCAGccacacttgtgaataacttgcgcACAGATATAAACTTGACGTCCATTCACAGACGTATCACTCGCGTATATGTATAAGCTCGATCCATGCGTGTACACCTACACACACTCGCACATatatataaactcgctgcatacaaacacacttGCACATACTCGCATATACATAAACTTGATCTGTGCATACtgtatacacctattaaacactcgcacatacataaaaaataacatttactaacgtaTGCAGTTTAGATAAGAAAGACATATGCTTTATttgtgtacatatacatatgcaagtgatttcatatgtggatgtgtgtGAACATTACATTGCAAACGGAAGGCTTTTCAGTAtaaacggaaggcatttcagtgtaaaagGAAGTCGTTTAAGCGTAAACGGAAGTGAATATACCACATCTGCAATCAAGGACAGGGATCGTGCTACAACTGAAGCCATTAGCATTTTTGCTAAATGTTCTTTCTTCGACCACTAATATAATAGCATGCAAATGATGCCATCATCATCCGTCTGTGTTCTGAAATTTTCGGTGTCTGAGATATTTTGTGCCACTGGGCGGAGCATACATGATTATTCATAAGTTTCCTGTTTTGCATTAAAGCGACTGATTTTCAAAAAGGTATTTTTTAGCATAGAAGAACATTATGCttagtgtatttttgtttttattactactgttaatatgcaaaataatttatagaTTGTGTCATGGTTTTAGTGATTATCATAATAATTTACCTGAGGTTGGCTATGCTCCAAATGAGCCTACAACAATTAAGCAATTTtataatattcttattttatataaataagagTCCTCAAAATGCGTCTTTTAATAACTTTGTCAAACTGTATGATGATTATTCTGTGTCATTAGTAATCGTTTGCTCAatcattcaaaaaatgtttttaataacaaaacaaaagctgaatgtttttttaatttattttttacatgaactggaatataaacattcttaatctctcaattttttatttttttttattgcccaaaaaattatacatttagtagACAAGTTTTGAAATCCACAACCTTGCAATACTTTAACAATGTTTTGCTTATTTACAAACtcataacaattaaaatgttttatagtttAATAACAAATGgctatattttcatttcaaagatAAAAGTAGATTGCTTTTGCTGAATAAAGGCTTCAACTGATTCGGTGCTAGAATTTCGGTGTTTGGTTCCAAAAGTGCGGATTTCAGAGACAAAATGTAGTAAGACTTTAAAACTGgttaaataatacaacatttgtgTCAAGTATAAGGCTatgcaagtttttttatttagcttatttgtttaactattacactgataaagtacacattCTGTTGGTCATCATCCATCATCCCctgcatcagaaaaaaaaaaaaaaaaaaaaaaaaaatttaattctgagAACGTTTACCCATGTCTTCATGTATGTGTGCAAAAGTGGCCTCATATATAACATGAGAAAATGTTAAGGCTCCCCCATTAGAATAGCTTCTGCAATCtaggaaaaaaaataacaggcaaaagtgcaagtatcaaactctgatgatttgtaacatatatattaattacaaacaaacagcttCCCCACATGAACTGTAGGCTGTCGTGCACTTCCATGAGACATcttttttaaggagaaaaaaagttagttaaaaaaaagacaagagtCTTTATATCGTTCTTCTTTTCTCATCGTACAGTCTTACAATACAGTGAGCAAGTTTGTGCCAATATATGCTACACAACTTCAAACTACTTACTTTTAACAGCAAAACATagcaatatgataaaatatttaacagTTGCTGGCCCATTTACTTGTAGTTTATTCTAATGATAGCCTACCTCTGGCAAAACAGTGGCTGTAATCTTtgagtaaacatttaaaacagcaaaCAACTAATAACAATTTGTCAACTCATGAAGCAGCCTAACGCAATATTTTTACTCTAATAGCTTATCTTTCCCCACACATATGAACTGTGATCaagcacaatgaaaaaacacGCAATAATTAAATCAGTGAAATGATAGAAAAGACAGATGCATTATCTGTGCTAGTCAGTTCGCCTCACTTGAGCGAACTGGACGCGCCCGCACCATGCTAAACATCTCATTTGCGGCACAGGACCTccacattgacttaacattgaaatcaatTGCGGCAGACACTCAAGAGTGAGTGAGTAATCAAAAAACCTTTGCTTTAGCCTCAACTGAGTAAAACACCATATGTGTAACTTCGGCCATTCTCAGTGGTTTGACtggtagggatgggtatcgttaaggttttaactaCTCTTACCAATACTgtttaacggtccggtactttaacggtattcttataggtactttgtgttgtcttactttgtgttgtgttaggcagtcaaaaactttgcatttctctgtctgcaccttatgcacttttgaaagatgatgTGAcaaattgcttgtgtttccgcccttacatgcaaaaattttgttgcacttatgacaaccagcatTGTCTGcttcaactctagtgaagtataaccacactttgtaACGTTTTActgtctccgccatcgtcactctttgtattaagcgggagttttcgtactgtaaggggccgttcacatatcgcgtatAAAAACATGTGGAAAACTCTAGGCACGCCGCTTTcttattttttcccccaaatccttctggcacttgcgctcctgaggagtctgctGTTGCTGAGCAACcgtgacctgctctctccatgaagatgcggaaatttcagcaatggataaatggatttgcagcactaaaaactgcaccgcgctcgttcttgttgtgtgtgtgtgtgtgtgtgtgactgacaggcagcctccgcggcgcgcatgagagatctcgcagatttcacagacaaacgtcttaataatatcgcaaattagaaatgtttggtaagataaaacatgcatgataacattattaagcaaatctcttcgccatcgtcactctttatttttAAGCCGGAGTTTTCATTCTGTTATTCGTGTGTGTGCGCCGcactcgttcttgttgtgtgtgtgtgtgtgtgtgactgacaaacAGCCTCGccggcgcgcatgagagatctcgcagatctcacagacgtcttaatatgatcgcacattagaaatgtttggtgagataaaatgtgcacgataacattattaagcaaaaatacatacagaggtgggtagtaacgagttacatttacttcgttacatttacttgagtaatttttcggggtaactaatacttttcggagtatatttaaagatgggtactttatactcttacttgagtacattttttgggaaaaatctgtaggggagaccggggatggttgtaacacggGGAGAGTTGTAACACTACCAATTCCATGAATCAGGGGCAAGATAGGAGTCATGTGACAATTTCAGTTTCATCAGGCTTCCTTTACAATCCCACATGGAGGTTTTCCAGTCTGTGTTGCTATCTCTCCTTAAGCTACAGCAGAAAATCTAATTCTGaggtcagaaagtaaaaaaaatttacaagataatattttgtttagtacTTCTACCGTTGTAGATAATGTTGTATGAGTTATATCAGGTCAAACTGTAGTTTCTCTAGTAAAGAATGGTGTATCAACCTTCTGCCAATTTCAAAGCACCGTGCTAATACAGCTATCTAAACAATGGGTGACAGTGaaggggtaggttgtaacacgtgttttgaaagtgttacaaccatccccttACATACAACCaagaacatttttgtgattttaacaattcTACAGAATTACTAGAACTTGTGACTGGtaaagaatgcatttcatttgttcattctctggaGTGGGGATAAACATACGTCTGTTaatttgctcacacacacacacacaaacaaacacacacacattttgtgaaaagtggggacatcccataggtgtattggtttttatactgtgcaaactgtatattctatggcccttcaccaaccctacacctaaccctaagcctcacaggaaactttgtgcatttttactttctcaaaaaaactcattctgtatgatttataagtgttttgaaaaatggggacatgggttatgtcctcataagtcaccctctccttgtaatacctgtgtcat includes these proteins:
- the LOC128021221 gene encoding C-type lectin domain family 10 member A-like isoform X3, with amino-acid sequence MYREDGKSTDNLYENYVIRGKTGKDSTQGKSSEVTGSDSVKIRNYRAAVVCLVLLCVLLLTAVIVLCVTLTQERQQLISKNENLTNEREQLTLKIANLNNDREQLRTELHFCVNWTRYQSSFYYMSKEKKNWTESRRYCTERGADLIIINNREEQDFIHNRSGNGIFYIGLTDSEVEGTWKWVDNTTHVLTSGFWVQGEPNAGQGIVDDDCVVTVAVPPPEWGNLVGWLDVACNKPFQWICEKRISQFILP